In Georgenia soli, a genomic segment contains:
- a CDS encoding exonuclease domain-containing protein, translated as MSSWADGPFLGFDTETTGVDVTSDRIVTAALVRRDAGATTVRTWLVDPGVDIPAGVTAIHGITTEHARAHGRGPAEALEEIAAEIATAQAAGVPLVAYNAGFDLALLEHELARHGLAGLEERLPGGVRLVLDPLVLDRHVDGPRKGPRKLVDLCELYEVPTGDLHTAEVDVVATLDLLARMAARHPQLTAATPAQLHATQVRAQEDWARSYNRWRARRGLPWPGADHGWPLPARPGPATRLARRVSWHVNRVLGLPRRLARRRRQREE; from the coding sequence ATGAGCAGCTGGGCCGACGGTCCGTTCCTCGGGTTCGACACCGAGACCACCGGGGTGGACGTGACCTCGGACCGCATCGTCACGGCCGCCCTGGTGCGCCGCGACGCCGGGGCCACGACGGTCCGGACGTGGCTCGTCGACCCGGGGGTGGACATCCCGGCGGGCGTGACGGCGATCCACGGCATCACCACCGAGCACGCCCGCGCGCACGGCCGGGGCCCGGCCGAGGCGCTGGAGGAGATCGCCGCCGAGATCGCGACGGCGCAGGCGGCGGGGGTCCCTCTCGTCGCCTACAACGCGGGCTTCGACCTCGCGCTCCTCGAGCACGAGCTCGCCCGGCACGGCCTGGCGGGCCTCGAGGAGCGTCTGCCCGGCGGGGTGCGCCTGGTGCTCGACCCCCTCGTGCTCGACCGGCACGTGGACGGGCCACGGAAGGGCCCGCGCAAGCTGGTCGACCTGTGCGAGCTCTACGAGGTGCCGACCGGCGACCTGCACACCGCGGAGGTCGACGTCGTCGCGACCCTGGACCTGCTCGCCCGGATGGCCGCGCGCCACCCGCAGCTCACCGCCGCCACGCCCGCGCAGCTGCACGCCACCCAGGTCCGCGCGCAGGAGGACTGGGCGCGCTCGTACAACCGGTGGCGGGCCCGGCGGGGACTGCCCTGGCCGGGCGCCGACCACGGGTGGCCGCTGCCGGCGCGGCCCGGCCCGGCCACGCGCCTGGCTCGGCGCGTGTCCTGGCACGTCAACCGGGTGCTCGGGCTCCCGCGCCGGCTCGCCCGGCGGCGCCGTCAGCGCGAGGAGTAG
- a CDS encoding NUDIX hydrolase, with amino-acid sequence MGRTQDPWEVRRASLLELGARTAAGSVTPLRGVNAYDADVAREFRPAAVLLLFAPPDRGAEPDLFLVQRSRELRNHPGEIALPGGRLEPGENAVDAALRETHEEIGLDPAHVDVLGELAPVMVPVTRFVVTPVLGWTDRADEATHVEPGEVLHTIRVSVGTLVDPATRRSVNIFGRRTAGFLLPDGLVWGMTANLLDHVLSELGWAQEWDPGQEVTMRREHGGRVWVPEL; translated from the coding sequence GTGGGACGCACGCAGGACCCGTGGGAGGTGCGCCGGGCCTCGCTGCTCGAGCTGGGCGCGCGTACGGCCGCCGGCTCGGTGACGCCCCTGCGGGGTGTCAACGCCTACGACGCCGACGTGGCGCGCGAGTTCCGCCCTGCGGCGGTGCTCCTGCTCTTCGCCCCGCCCGACCGTGGCGCGGAGCCTGACCTCTTCCTCGTCCAGCGCTCCCGCGAGCTGCGCAACCACCCCGGTGAGATCGCCCTGCCCGGCGGACGGCTGGAGCCGGGGGAGAACGCTGTCGACGCGGCGCTGCGCGAGACGCACGAGGAGATCGGCCTGGACCCGGCGCACGTGGACGTCCTCGGCGAGCTCGCGCCCGTCATGGTGCCCGTCACCCGGTTCGTCGTCACCCCGGTGCTGGGCTGGACGGACCGTGCGGACGAGGCCACGCACGTCGAGCCCGGCGAGGTGCTGCACACGATCCGCGTCTCGGTGGGCACGCTCGTCGACCCGGCCACGCGCAGGAGCGTGAACATCTTCGGGAGGCGGACCGCCGGCTTCCTCCTGCCCGACGGGCTCGTGTGGGGGATGACCGCGAACCTCCTGGACCACGTCCTGTCCGAGCTCGGCTGGGCGCAGGAGTGGGACCCCGGGCAGGAGGTCACGATGAGGCGCGAGCACGGCGGGCGGGTCTGGGTGCCCGAGCTCTGA
- a CDS encoding GuaB3 family IMP dehydrogenase-related protein, producing MTNEIEIGRGKRARRAYSFDDVAVVPSRRTRDPEDVSVSWQIDAYHVDLPVLAAPMDSVMSPATAIELGRLGGIGVLDLEGLWTRYEDPDPVLEEIVGLADGDATRRMQEIYAEPVKPELITQRLREIRDSGVTVAGSLSPQRTQEHWRTVVEAGVDLFVIRGTTVSAEHVSSRAEPLNLKRFIYELDVPVIVGGAATYTAALHLMRTGAAGVLVGFGGGAAHTTRRSLGIHAPMASAVADVAAARRDYLDESGGRYVHVIADGGVGRSGDLVKAVACGADAVMLGAALARASEAPGQGWHWGSEAHHPELPRGERVHVGTVGTLAEILHGPSSSADGTVNLIGALRRTMATTGYSDVKEFQRVEVVVSPYNPF from the coding sequence GTGACCAACGAGATCGAGATCGGCCGAGGGAAGCGCGCCCGCCGCGCCTACAGCTTCGACGACGTCGCCGTCGTCCCGTCCCGCCGCACCCGTGACCCCGAGGACGTCTCGGTGAGCTGGCAGATCGACGCGTACCACGTCGACCTCCCCGTGCTGGCCGCCCCGATGGACTCGGTCATGAGCCCGGCGACGGCGATCGAGCTGGGCCGGCTCGGCGGCATCGGCGTGCTGGACCTCGAGGGCCTGTGGACGCGCTACGAGGACCCCGACCCGGTGCTCGAGGAGATCGTCGGCCTGGCGGACGGGGACGCCACCCGCCGCATGCAGGAGATCTATGCCGAGCCGGTCAAGCCCGAGCTCATCACCCAGCGGCTGCGCGAGATCCGCGACTCCGGCGTGACGGTCGCCGGCAGCCTGAGCCCGCAGCGCACGCAGGAGCACTGGCGCACGGTCGTCGAGGCGGGCGTGGACCTGTTCGTCATCCGCGGCACCACCGTCTCGGCGGAGCACGTCTCCTCGCGCGCCGAGCCGCTCAACCTCAAGCGGTTCATCTACGAGCTCGACGTGCCCGTGATCGTCGGCGGCGCGGCCACCTACACCGCCGCCCTGCACCTGATGCGGACCGGCGCGGCCGGCGTGCTCGTCGGGTTCGGCGGCGGCGCCGCCCACACCACCCGGCGCTCGCTCGGCATCCACGCCCCGATGGCCTCCGCCGTCGCGGACGTCGCCGCGGCCCGGCGCGACTACCTCGACGAGTCCGGCGGCCGGTACGTCCACGTCATCGCCGACGGCGGGGTGGGCCGTTCGGGCGACCTGGTCAAGGCCGTGGCCTGCGGGGCCGACGCCGTCATGCTGGGCGCCGCGCTCGCCCGCGCCTCCGAGGCCCCCGGCCAGGGCTGGCACTGGGGCTCGGAGGCGCACCACCCCGAGCTGCCCCGCGGCGAGCGGGTGCACGTCGGCACCGTCGGGACCCTGGCCGAGATCCTCCACGGCCCGTCGAGCTCCGCGGACGGGACCGTCAACCTCATCGGCGCGCTGCGGCGCACCATGGCCACCACCGGCTACTCCGACGTCAAGGAGTTCCAGCGCGTGGAGGTCGTCGTCTCGCCCTACAACCCGTTCTGA
- a CDS encoding HPr family phosphocarrier protein: MAQRSAVVASKVGLHARPAAVFVKAVAASGVPVTIAKEGAEPVDAASILGVMTLGAGHGDEVLLTAEGEGAERVLDELVELLSKDLDA, from the coding sequence ATGGCCCAGCGCAGCGCCGTCGTCGCCTCCAAGGTCGGCCTCCACGCCCGTCCCGCCGCCGTCTTCGTCAAGGCCGTCGCCGCCAGCGGGGTGCCCGTCACCATCGCCAAGGAGGGTGCGGAGCCCGTCGACGCGGCGAGCATCCTCGGCGTGATGACCCTCGGTGCGGGCCACGGTGACGAGGTGCTCCTCACCGCCGAGGGGGAGGGCGCGGAGCGCGTCCTGGACGAGCTCGTGGAGCTGCTGTCCAAGGACCTCGACGCCTGA